One window from the genome of Pandoraea fibrosis encodes:
- a CDS encoding acyl-CoA dehydrogenase family protein, with amino-acid sequence MDFSYSPKVEALRARLSAFFDEHIFPNEHRYLEEIEIARRQGDAWQPSQVIERLKPLAQQAGLWNLFLPDSGRGAGLSNVEYAPLCEIMGQVPWAPEVFNCNAPDTGNMETLERYATDAQKAQWLEPLLRGEIRSAFLMTEPDVASSDATNVQCRIRRDGDDYVINGRKWWSTGAGDPRCALYIVMGKTDPDAPKHAQQSMILVPSDARGISRVRPLTVFGYDDAPHGHMEIELDEVRVPASSILLGEGRGFEIAQGRLGPGRIHHCMRLIGLAERALSLMCQRTLSRVAFGKPIAAQGVTRERIAEARCQIEQARLLTLKAAYMMDTVGNKAARAEIAMIKVVAPTMACQVLDWAMQAHGAAGLSGDFPLAYAYANARTLRFADGPDEVHRNAIAKLELARYLDAESGPAH; translated from the coding sequence ATGGATTTCAGCTACAGCCCCAAAGTCGAAGCCTTGCGCGCGCGTTTGTCCGCCTTCTTCGACGAGCATATCTTCCCGAACGAGCACCGCTACCTCGAAGAGATCGAGATCGCACGCCGTCAGGGCGACGCGTGGCAGCCCTCGCAGGTCATCGAACGTCTTAAGCCGCTCGCCCAGCAGGCAGGGTTGTGGAACCTCTTCCTTCCCGACTCCGGGCGGGGGGCGGGCCTGAGCAACGTGGAATACGCGCCGTTGTGCGAGATCATGGGACAGGTGCCGTGGGCGCCGGAAGTCTTCAACTGCAACGCGCCCGACACCGGCAACATGGAAACGCTCGAGCGCTACGCGACCGACGCGCAGAAGGCGCAATGGCTCGAACCGCTGCTGCGCGGCGAGATCCGTTCCGCGTTTCTCATGACGGAGCCGGACGTCGCCTCGTCCGACGCCACCAACGTGCAATGCCGGATTCGTCGCGATGGCGACGATTACGTCATCAACGGCCGCAAATGGTGGTCGACCGGCGCAGGCGACCCGCGTTGCGCGCTCTATATCGTGATGGGCAAGACCGACCCCGATGCCCCCAAACACGCACAGCAGTCGATGATTCTCGTGCCGTCCGACGCCCGTGGCATCTCGCGCGTGCGCCCGCTCACCGTATTCGGTTACGACGATGCGCCGCACGGCCACATGGAGATCGAACTCGACGAGGTCCGTGTGCCCGCAAGCAGCATTCTGCTCGGCGAAGGGCGAGGCTTCGAGATCGCGCAAGGACGTCTCGGCCCGGGACGCATCCACCATTGCATGCGCCTCATCGGTCTGGCCGAACGTGCGCTGTCGCTGATGTGCCAGCGCACCCTCTCGCGCGTGGCGTTCGGCAAACCGATTGCGGCGCAGGGCGTGACACGCGAACGCATCGCCGAAGCGCGCTGCCAGATCGAGCAGGCACGCCTGCTCACGCTCAAAGCCGCTTACATGATGGATACCGTCGGCAACAAGGCGGCACGCGCCGAGATCGCGATGATCAAGGTCGTGGCACCGACCATGGCGTGTCAGGTGCTCGACTGGGCCATGCAGGCGCACGGGGCGGCAGGTCTTTCAGGAGACTTCCCGCTGGCCTATGCGTATGCCAACGCCCGCACCTTGCGTTTCGCCGACGGTCCGGACGAAGTCCATCGCAATGCCATCGCCAAGCTGGAACTCGCGCGTTACCTCGACGCAGAGAGTGGCCCCGCTCACTGA
- the nuoL gene encoding NADH-quinone oxidoreductase subunit L — MASTLNPNLLLAIPLAPLVGSLIAGLFGKQVGRAGAHTVTILGVLVAFVLSVMTFIDVMNGASFNATVYEWARIGELKLEIGFLVDTLTVTMMCVVTSVSLMVHIYTIGYMAEDPGYQRFFSYISLFTFSMLMLVMSNNFLQLFFGWEAVGLVSYLLIGFWYTRPTAIYANMKAFLVNRVGDFGFLLGIGLLLAFTGTLNYGEVFAKANDVAALSFPGTDWRLITVACICLFIGAMGKSAQFPLHVWLPDSMEGPTPISALIHAATMVTAGIFMVSRMSPLFELSDTALSFITIIGAITALFMGFLGMIQNDIKRVVAYSTLSQLGYMTVALGVSAYPVAIFHLMTHAFFKALLFLGAGSVIIGMHHDQDMRNMGGLWKYMPITWITSLLGSLALIGTPFFSGFYSKDSIIEAVAASHLPGSGFAYFAVVASVFVTAFYSFRMYFLVFHGKERFGQAHHDHHDAHHEEEEDAHGEHHGLAPGQKPHESPAVVTIPLILLAIPSVIIGAIAIAPMLFGQFFKQGVAFKDVIFIGENHPAMEELGHEFHGWVAMALHSFGTLPIALSALGIVLAAFFYLKRPDIPEALKNRFSGIYTLLDNKYYMDKINEVVFAKGALKIGRGLWKAGDQGLIDGAVVNGSARLVGWFAGVIRFVQSGYIYHYAFAMILGMLGLLTLFVTLNGK, encoded by the coding sequence ATGGCATCCACATTGAATCCCAACCTGCTGCTCGCGATCCCGCTGGCGCCGCTCGTCGGCTCCCTGATTGCCGGTCTGTTCGGCAAGCAAGTCGGTCGCGCGGGCGCCCACACGGTCACGATCCTCGGCGTGCTGGTCGCGTTTGTCCTGTCGGTCATGACCTTCATCGACGTCATGAACGGGGCGAGCTTCAACGCCACGGTTTACGAATGGGCTCGCATCGGCGAACTCAAACTCGAGATCGGCTTCCTCGTCGACACGCTCACCGTCACGATGATGTGCGTGGTCACGTCCGTCTCGCTGATGGTGCACATCTACACCATCGGCTACATGGCGGAAGATCCTGGCTACCAGCGCTTCTTCTCGTACATCTCGCTGTTCACGTTCTCGATGTTGATGCTCGTGATGAGCAACAACTTCCTGCAACTGTTCTTCGGCTGGGAAGCGGTGGGGCTGGTCTCGTACCTGCTGATCGGTTTCTGGTACACGCGTCCGACCGCGATCTACGCCAACATGAAGGCGTTCCTGGTCAACCGTGTCGGTGACTTCGGCTTCCTGCTCGGTATCGGCCTGTTGCTGGCCTTCACCGGCACGCTGAACTACGGTGAAGTGTTCGCCAAGGCCAACGATGTCGCGGCCCTGTCGTTCCCGGGCACCGACTGGCGCCTGATCACCGTGGCCTGCATCTGCCTGTTCATCGGCGCGATGGGTAAGTCGGCGCAGTTCCCGCTGCACGTCTGGCTGCCCGACTCGATGGAAGGCCCGACCCCGATCTCGGCACTGATCCACGCGGCCACGATGGTGACGGCAGGTATCTTCATGGTGAGCCGCATGTCGCCGCTGTTCGAGCTGTCGGACACCGCGCTGTCGTTCATCACGATCATCGGCGCGATCACGGCACTGTTCATGGGCTTCCTGGGCATGATCCAGAACGACATCAAGCGTGTCGTGGCCTACTCGACGCTCTCGCAGCTCGGTTACATGACGGTCGCACTCGGTGTGTCGGCCTACCCGGTCGCCATCTTCCACCTGATGACGCACGCGTTCTTCAAGGCGCTGCTGTTCCTCGGTGCGGGCTCGGTCATCATCGGCATGCATCACGATCAGGACATGCGCAACATGGGCGGCCTGTGGAAGTACATGCCGATCACATGGATCACGTCGCTGCTCGGTTCGCTGGCGTTGATCGGCACGCCGTTCTTCTCGGGTTTCTACTCGAAGGACTCGATCATCGAAGCGGTGGCCGCCTCGCATCTGCCGGGCTCGGGTTTCGCCTACTTCGCAGTGGTCGCCAGCGTGTTCGTTACGGCGTTCTACTCGTTCCGCATGTACTTCCTGGTCTTCCACGGCAAGGAGCGTTTCGGTCAGGCACACCATGACCATCACGACGCCCACCACGAGGAAGAGGAAGACGCACACGGCGAGCACCACGGTCTGGCACCGGGGCAGAAGCCGCACGAGTCGCCCGCTGTCGTGACGATTCCGCTGATTCTGCTGGCGATCCCGTCGGTCATCATCGGTGCCATTGCGATTGCCCCGATGCTGTTCGGTCAGTTCTTCAAACAAGGCGTGGCGTTCAAGGACGTGATCTTCATCGGCGAGAATCACCCGGCGATGGAAGAGCTGGGCCATGAGTTCCACGGCTGGGTGGCGATGGCGCTGCACTCGTTCGGCACGTTGCCGATCGCATTGTCGGCACTGGGTATCGTGCTCGCGGCGTTCTTCTACCTGAAGCGTCCGGACATTCCGGAAGCGCTGAAGAACCGCTTCTCGGGCATCTACACGCTGCTCGACAACAAGTACTACATGGACAAGATCAACGAAGTGGTCTTCGCCAAGGGCGCGCTCAAGATTGGCCGCGGCCTGTGGAAGGCGGGCGATCAGGGTCTCATCGACGGTGCCGTCGTGAATGGCAGCGCGCGTCTGGTGGGCTGGTTCGCCGGTGTCATCCGCTTCGTGCAATCCGGTTACATCTACCACTACGCGTTCGCCATGATCCTCGGCATGCTCGGGCTCCTGACGCTGTTTGTGACGTTGAACGGCAAGTAA
- the nuoI gene encoding NADH-quinone oxidoreductase subunit NuoI, translated as MVRAIKDFFGSFLLLELLKGMALTGRYTFARKVTVQFPEEKTPLSPRFRGLHALRRYPNGEERCIACKLCEAVCPAMAITIESDVRDDGTRRTTRYDIDLTKCIFCGFCEESCPVDSIVETHILEYHGEKRGDLYFTKEMLLAVGDRYENEIAAAKAADAPYR; from the coding sequence ATGGTAAGGGCAATCAAGGACTTTTTCGGCAGTTTCCTGTTGTTGGAACTGCTCAAGGGCATGGCGCTCACGGGGCGTTACACGTTCGCTCGCAAGGTGACGGTGCAGTTTCCGGAAGAGAAGACGCCGCTGTCGCCGCGTTTTCGCGGTCTGCATGCGCTGCGTCGTTATCCGAACGGCGAAGAGCGCTGCATCGCTTGCAAGTTGTGCGAAGCCGTGTGCCCGGCAATGGCCATCACGATCGAGTCGGATGTGCGTGACGACGGCACTCGCCGTACCACGCGTTATGACATCGATCTGACCAAATGCATTTTCTGTGGCTTCTGCGAAGAAAGCTGCCCGGTGGACTCGATCGTCGAGACGCACATTCTCGAGTATCACGGCGAGAAGCGTGGCGATCTGTACTTCACCAAGGAAATGTTGCTCGCGGTGGGCGATCGTTACGAAAACGAAATCGCGGCGGCCAAGGCGGCCGATGCGCCGTACCGTTAA
- a CDS encoding NADH-quinone oxidoreductase subunit J has product MEFTTFLFYVFALILVVSGLKVVTSRNPVQSALFLVLAFFNAAAIWMLLEAEFLAIMLVLVYVGAVMVLFLFVVMMIDINLDELRRGFGKFIPLASTVGAIMIVEASLVLMRGYGATRAPVKAVSAPDVPNTKALGIALYTDYIFAFEVAGLILLVAVVAAVALTMRSRKDHKQTDPSKQVRVKARDRVRLVSMPAEARQQSTGTDTPAAE; this is encoded by the coding sequence ATGGAATTCACAACCTTTCTTTTCTACGTGTTTGCGCTGATCCTCGTGGTCTCCGGCCTGAAGGTCGTGACCTCGCGCAACCCCGTACAGTCGGCACTGTTCCTGGTGCTGGCCTTCTTCAACGCCGCGGCGATCTGGATGCTGCTCGAGGCCGAGTTCCTGGCCATCATGCTGGTGCTCGTCTACGTCGGCGCGGTGATGGTGCTGTTCCTGTTCGTGGTGATGATGATCGACATCAATCTCGACGAACTGCGACGCGGCTTCGGCAAGTTCATTCCGCTGGCGAGCACCGTCGGCGCGATCATGATCGTCGAAGCGTCGCTGGTGCTGATGCGCGGCTACGGTGCCACGCGCGCCCCGGTCAAGGCCGTGTCGGCGCCCGACGTGCCGAATACCAAGGCGTTGGGTATCGCGCTGTACACCGACTATATCTTTGCCTTCGAAGTGGCAGGTCTGATCCTGCTGGTGGCCGTCGTGGCAGCCGTTGCGCTCACGATGCGTAGCCGCAAGGATCACAAACAGACCGACCCGAGCAAGCAGGTGCGCGTGAAGGCGCGTGACCGCGTGCGCCTCGTGTCGATGCCCGCCGAAGCCCGGCAGCAATCCACCGGCACTGACACGCCGGCGGCGGAATAA
- a CDS encoding DUF1178 family protein, translated as MKVFDLRCAHEHTFEGWFGSEDDYLSQQARGLVTCPVCGDTAIVRMPSAPRLNLSGATARADAAPAAAQGAHEAVSGAIEAKRELQTLWMKAVRHVMANTEDVGSNFAEEARKIHYQEAPERNIRGTVSREETEALAEEGIDVMPLPIPDGFKDTLQ; from the coding sequence ATGAAGGTTTTTGATTTGCGTTGTGCGCACGAGCACACCTTCGAGGGCTGGTTCGGCTCGGAGGACGATTACCTATCGCAGCAGGCACGGGGGCTGGTGACATGCCCGGTATGCGGCGACACGGCGATCGTTCGCATGCCGTCCGCGCCGCGCCTGAATCTGTCGGGGGCGACCGCACGGGCCGATGCTGCGCCGGCAGCCGCTCAGGGCGCACACGAGGCCGTCAGCGGCGCCATCGAAGCCAAACGCGAATTGCAGACGCTCTGGATGAAGGCCGTGCGCCACGTCATGGCGAATACGGAGGACGTCGGCAGCAATTTCGCCGAGGAAGCCCGCAAGATCCACTATCAGGAAGCCCCGGAGCGCAACATCCGCGGGACGGTGTCTCGGGAAGAGACCGAGGCGTTGGCCGAGGAGGGGATCGACGTGATGCCGCTGCCCATTCCCGACGGCTTCAAGGATACGTTACAGTAA
- a CDS encoding glutathione binding-like protein, translating to MIQVYSWATPNGHKVHIMLEECGLPYHAHAVDIGAGDQFKDAFLAISPNNKIPAIVDEDGPDGKPISLFESGAILLYLAGKTGRFLPQDVRGKYETLEWLMFQMGGVGPMLGQAHHFRIYAPEKIDYAIKRYTNEARRLYGVLDKRLGDHPYVAGDMYTIADIAIWPWLRSWKNQGVELSDFPNVQKWFDAIEARPAVQRGIKVLADARKPLQDDKAREMLFGATQYARR from the coding sequence TTGATTCAGGTCTATTCCTGGGCTACGCCTAACGGCCACAAAGTCCACATCATGCTCGAAGAGTGCGGGCTGCCGTACCACGCCCATGCCGTCGATATCGGCGCGGGCGATCAGTTCAAGGACGCCTTTCTCGCCATCTCGCCAAACAACAAGATCCCGGCCATCGTCGACGAAGACGGTCCGGACGGCAAGCCGATATCGCTGTTCGAGTCGGGCGCGATCCTGCTGTATCTGGCGGGCAAGACCGGGCGCTTCCTGCCGCAAGACGTGCGCGGCAAGTACGAAACGCTCGAGTGGCTGATGTTCCAGATGGGCGGCGTGGGACCGATGCTCGGGCAGGCGCACCATTTCCGCATCTACGCGCCCGAGAAGATCGACTACGCGATCAAGCGCTACACGAACGAGGCCCGGCGTCTCTATGGTGTGCTGGACAAACGGCTGGGCGACCATCCGTATGTCGCAGGCGATATGTACACCATTGCAGACATCGCGATCTGGCCCTGGCTGCGTTCGTGGAAAAACCAGGGGGTCGAGCTTTCGGACTTCCCCAACGTGCAGAAATGGTTCGACGCCATCGAGGCCCGCCCCGCAGTGCAGCGCGGCATCAAGGTGCTGGCCGATGCACGCAAGCCGTTGCAGGACGACAAGGCGCGCGAAATGCTGTTTGGCGCCACGCAGTACGCCCGACGCTAA
- a CDS encoding YegP family protein has product MSGKFELKRSPNGEFHFHLLADSGHIILSSETYKARASAQNGIESVRKNSVEDHRFERKTSTSGRPYFVLKARNGEIIGQSQMFSTAEQMEDGITQVKRDAPAASVSDLSH; this is encoded by the coding sequence ATGTCAGGCAAGTTCGAACTCAAGCGTAGCCCCAACGGTGAATTCCACTTTCACCTGCTGGCCGACAGCGGGCACATCATCCTCTCCTCCGAGACTTACAAGGCACGCGCTTCCGCGCAGAACGGCATCGAGTCCGTTCGCAAAAACTCGGTCGAGGATCATCGTTTCGAGCGCAAGACGTCGACGTCCGGCCGCCCCTATTTCGTGCTCAAGGCGCGCAATGGCGAGATCATCGGTCAAAGCCAGATGTTCTCGACGGCGGAGCAGATGGAGGACGGCATCACTCAGGTCAAACGCGATGCGCCGGCGGCATCGGTGAGTGATTTGTCGCACTGA
- a CDS encoding MaoC family dehydratase → MATFEYYFEDFAVGDTFDLGEYTFTADEIVHFARQFDPQPFHIDELAGRESHFGGLVASGWHTCSIMMRMNVDKLLSRSASMGSPGVEQIEWLKPVRPGDTITVTSSTLEVRASKTRPDRGIVRQLWTATNQHGEEVCRFRGTGLYLKRVA, encoded by the coding sequence ATGGCAACGTTCGAGTATTACTTCGAAGATTTCGCAGTGGGTGACACCTTCGATCTGGGGGAATACACGTTCACGGCAGACGAGATCGTGCACTTTGCCCGTCAATTCGATCCCCAGCCGTTTCACATCGATGAACTGGCCGGACGCGAATCACATTTCGGCGGACTGGTGGCCAGTGGCTGGCATACGTGCAGCATCATGATGCGGATGAACGTCGACAAGCTGCTCTCGCGTTCGGCAAGCATGGGCTCTCCGGGTGTCGAACAGATCGAGTGGCTCAAGCCGGTGCGCCCGGGGGATACGATTACCGTGACCAGCAGCACGCTGGAAGTGCGGGCATCGAAGACCCGGCCAGATCGCGGCATCGTGCGCCAGCTCTGGACGGCCACGAATCAGCATGGCGAGGAAGTGTGCCGGTTCCGGGGAACGGGGCTCTATCTGAAGCGCGTCGCCTGA
- a CDS encoding DUF2818 family protein has translation MSAGGTLVILLAVLGANLPFVNQRLFGVIALRRAGKPLWLRLIELVVTYFVVGALGYVIESSIGNVFSQGWEFYAVTASLYVVFAFPGFVYRYLWRHRPAAAA, from the coding sequence ATGTCGGCAGGGGGTACGCTTGTGATTCTGCTGGCCGTGCTGGGTGCGAACCTGCCGTTCGTGAACCAGCGCCTGTTTGGCGTGATTGCGCTCAGACGGGCGGGCAAGCCGCTGTGGCTGCGACTGATCGAACTGGTGGTGACCTACTTTGTGGTGGGCGCCCTCGGTTACGTGATCGAGTCGAGCATCGGCAACGTGTTTTCGCAGGGCTGGGAGTTCTACGCCGTCACGGCGAGTCTATATGTCGTGTTCGCGTTTCCGGGCTTCGTCTACCGGTATTTGTGGCGTCATCGACCGGCGGCTGCCGCTTGA
- a CDS encoding NADH-quinone oxidoreductase subunit M encodes MQSLPLLSLAIWLPILSGIVVLAVGNDRNPTGARVLALIGSLVSFLVTLPLISNFDANTSAFQYVEKTSWIERFHINYFLGIDGISLWLVVLTALITVIVVIAGWEVITERVSQYMAAFLILSGLMIGVFSAQDGLLFYVFFEATLIPMYLIIGVWGGPNRVYAAFKFFLYTLLGSLLMLVALIYLYNATGSFTLTDWYAAKIPMNVQILLFVAFFMAFAVKVPMWPVHTWLPDAHVEAPTGGSVVLAAIMLKLGAYGFLRFSLPIAPDASHYLSGFMITLALIAVVYIGLVALVQTDMKKLVAYSSIAHMGFAILGFFMFSEIGMQGAMVQMISHGFVSGAMFLCIGVLYDRMHSRNIADYGGVVNTMPKFAAFFMLFAMANSGLPATSGFVGEFLVILGAVKLNFWVGLLAATSLITGAAYSLWMYKRVIFGAIANDHVRELIDINKREFFMLAVLAALTLFMGIYPKPFTDLMHTSVVNLLAHVAQTKLP; translated from the coding sequence ATGCAATCGCTACCGCTTCTGAGTCTGGCCATTTGGCTGCCCATTCTGTCGGGGATCGTTGTCCTCGCCGTGGGAAATGACCGTAACCCGACGGGTGCACGCGTGCTGGCGCTCATCGGTTCGCTGGTGAGCTTCCTGGTCACGCTGCCGCTGATCTCGAATTTCGACGCCAACACGTCGGCGTTCCAGTACGTCGAAAAGACGAGCTGGATCGAGCGTTTCCACATCAACTATTTCCTGGGCATCGACGGCATCTCGCTGTGGCTGGTCGTGCTGACCGCGCTCATCACGGTGATCGTGGTGATCGCGGGCTGGGAAGTGATCACGGAGCGCGTCTCGCAGTACATGGCCGCCTTCCTGATCCTCTCGGGTCTGATGATCGGTGTGTTCTCGGCGCAAGACGGCCTGCTGTTCTACGTGTTCTTCGAAGCCACGCTGATCCCGATGTATCTGATCATCGGTGTGTGGGGTGGTCCGAACCGTGTGTACGCAGCGTTCAAGTTCTTCCTGTACACGCTGCTCGGCTCGCTGCTGATGCTGGTCGCACTGATTTACCTGTACAACGCAACGGGCTCGTTCACGCTGACCGACTGGTATGCGGCCAAGATCCCGATGAACGTGCAGATCCTGCTGTTCGTGGCGTTCTTCATGGCCTTCGCGGTGAAGGTGCCGATGTGGCCGGTGCATACCTGGCTGCCGGACGCCCACGTGGAAGCGCCGACGGGCGGCTCGGTCGTGCTGGCCGCGATCATGCTCAAGCTCGGTGCATACGGTTTCCTGCGCTTCTCGCTGCCGATCGCGCCGGACGCCAGCCACTATCTGTCGGGTTTCATGATCACGCTCGCGCTGATCGCCGTCGTCTACATCGGCCTTGTGGCGCTGGTGCAGACCGACATGAAGAAACTGGTCGCTTACTCGTCGATTGCTCACATGGGCTTCGCGATCCTCGGCTTCTTCATGTTCAGCGAAATCGGCATGCAGGGCGCGATGGTGCAGATGATCTCGCACGGTTTCGTGTCGGGCGCCATGTTCCTGTGTATCGGTGTGCTGTATGACCGCATGCACTCGCGCAACATCGCCGATTACGGCGGTGTGGTGAACACGATGCCGAAGTTTGCCGCGTTCTTCATGTTGTTCGCGATGGCCAACAGCGGCCTGCCGGCGACCTCGGGTTTCGTGGGTGAATTCCTGGTGATTCTGGGCGCAGTGAAGCTGAACTTCTGGGTGGGCCTGCTGGCGGCTACCTCGCTGATCACCGGTGCGGCTTACTCGCTGTGGATGTACAAGCGCGTGATTTTCGGCGCCATCGCCAACGATCATGTGCGCGAGCTGATCGATATCAACAAGCGCGAGTTCTTCATGCTGGCCGTGTTGGCTGCACTCACGCTGTTCATGGGTATCTATCCGAAGCCTTTCACGGACCTGATGCACACCTCCGTGGTTAACCTCCTCGCCCACGTGGCGCAGACCAAGCTGCCGTAA
- the nuoK gene encoding NADH-quinone oxidoreductase subunit NuoK, with protein sequence MMSLSLAHYLVLGAILFAISITGIFLNRRNVIVLLMAIELMLLAVNLNFVAFSHYLGDIAGQVFVFFILTVAAAEAAIGLAILVTLFRKLETVNVEDLDRLKG encoded by the coding sequence ATGATGTCGTTGTCGCTAGCGCATTACCTGGTGTTGGGCGCGATTCTTTTCGCGATCAGCATTACCGGTATCTTCCTCAACCGCAGAAATGTGATTGTGCTGCTGATGGCCATCGAGCTGATGTTGCTCGCGGTCAATCTGAACTTCGTCGCGTTCTCGCATTACCTGGGCGACATTGCCGGTCAGGTATTCGTGTTCTTCATTCTTACGGTAGCCGCCGCGGAAGCCGCGATCGGTCTGGCCATTCTGGTCACGCTGTTCCGTAAGCTCGAAACGGTCAACGTCGAAGATCTCGACCGCCTTAAGGGTTAA
- the nuoN gene encoding NADH-quinone oxidoreductase subunit NuoN gives MQNINLLPALPEAILLLMILVIMMCDAFLGQTRKLNYVLALITSAVVSVLWACNAGDPASHYLFGNVFIADPMSNLLKAFGGLATFVTFIYGQKYLEARGLARGDFYVLSLFSLLGLSVMISGNNFLTLYLGLELMSLSLYALAAVWRDSTNATESAMKYYVLGALASGFLLYGMSMMYGATGSLELAKVFEVIASGAVNKIVLVFGVVFVVAGLAFKLGAAPFHMWVPDVYQGAPTPVTLLIGGAPKLGAFALLLRLLVEGMLPLAIDWQQMLIILAVLSLVIGNLTAIVQTNVKRLLAYSTISHMGFVLLGMLSGVVGGKIDGIADAYGSSLFYSVIYLLTTLGTFGIVLLLSRKGFEAENLSDLKGLNQRSPWFAFVMLMLMFSLAGIPPLAGFYAKLAVLQAVVNAGMVWLAVVAVIASLIGAFYYLRVVKLMYFDKPEDANALEGSGTMRLVLSLNGLVLVYLGLMPGPLMDWCLRTIKLTLAS, from the coding sequence ATGCAAAACATTAATCTGCTGCCTGCGTTGCCGGAGGCCATCCTGCTGCTCATGATCCTCGTGATCATGATGTGCGACGCGTTCCTCGGCCAGACGCGCAAGCTCAACTACGTTCTGGCACTCATCACGTCTGCGGTCGTGTCGGTGCTGTGGGCATGCAATGCCGGGGACCCGGCATCGCACTACCTGTTCGGCAATGTGTTCATCGCCGATCCGATGTCGAACCTGCTCAAGGCCTTCGGTGGTCTGGCAACGTTCGTCACGTTCATCTACGGCCAGAAGTATCTCGAAGCGCGCGGCCTTGCCCGTGGCGACTTCTATGTGCTCAGCCTGTTCTCGCTGCTGGGTCTGTCGGTGATGATCTCGGGCAACAACTTCCTGACGCTGTATCTGGGTCTGGAACTGATGTCCCTGTCGCTGTATGCCCTGGCAGCCGTGTGGCGCGATTCGACGAACGCGACCGAGTCGGCCATGAAGTACTACGTGCTGGGTGCGCTCGCTTCGGGCTTCCTGCTGTACGGCATGTCGATGATGTACGGTGCGACCGGTTCGCTCGAGCTGGCCAAGGTCTTCGAGGTCATCGCCTCGGGTGCCGTGAACAAGATCGTGCTGGTGTTCGGCGTGGTGTTCGTGGTTGCCGGTCTGGCGTTCAAGCTGGGTGCCGCCCCGTTCCATATGTGGGTGCCGGACGTCTATCAGGGCGCGCCGACTCCCGTCACGCTGCTCATCGGTGGCGCGCCGAAGCTGGGTGCCTTCGCATTGCTGCTGCGTTTGCTCGTCGAAGGCATGTTGCCGCTGGCGATCGATTGGCAACAGATGCTGATCATCCTGGCAGTGCTCTCGCTGGTGATCGGTAATCTGACGGCCATCGTGCAGACCAATGTCAAGCGTCTGCTGGCGTACTCGACGATTTCGCACATGGGCTTCGTGCTGCTGGGCATGCTCTCGGGCGTGGTGGGCGGCAAGATCGACGGTATCGCCGACGCTTACGGTTCGTCGCTGTTCTATAGCGTGATCTACCTGCTGACGACGCTGGGCACGTTCGGTATCGTGCTGCTGCTCTCGCGCAAGGGCTTCGAAGCCGAGAACCTCTCGGATCTGAAGGGCCTGAACCAGCGTAGCCCGTGGTTCGCCTTCGTCATGCTGATGCTGATGTTCTCGCTGGCCGGCATTCCGCCGCTGGCAGGCTTCTACGCCAAGCTGGCCGTGCTGCAAGCCGTGGTCAACGCCGGTATGGTGTGGCTGGCTGTCGTGGCGGTGATCGCCTCGCTGATCGGTGCGTTCTACTACCTGCGTGTCGTCAAGCTGATGTACTTCGACAAGCCGGAAGATGCTAACGCGCTGGAAGGCAGCGGTACGATGCGCCTCGTGCTGTCGCTCAACGGTCTGGTGCTGGTGTATCTGGGCCTGATGCCCGGCCCGCTGATGGACTGGTGCCTGCGCACCATCAAACTGACGCTGGCCAGCTAA
- a CDS encoding NUDIX domain-containing protein, protein MTQGQTDDQHLIETRVTSETVYEGAFLTIKRDRVRLPDGKTATREYTTHPGAVMVIPLFEDGQVLMERQYRYPLQRVMTELPAGKLDEAEGGLACGQRELLEETGYHAKRWDYLTRIHPVISYSTEFIDIWLARDLTLGEQRLDDGEFLDVFKMPATELLQWVRDGRITDVKSIIGAFWLEKIISGVWQPNERSPLR, encoded by the coding sequence ATGACCCAGGGTCAAACCGACGATCAACATCTGATCGAGACGCGTGTTACGAGCGAGACGGTCTACGAGGGCGCGTTCCTGACGATCAAGCGCGATCGCGTTCGTCTGCCCGACGGCAAGACGGCGACGCGCGAGTACACCACCCATCCGGGGGCGGTCATGGTGATTCCGCTCTTCGAAGACGGTCAGGTGCTCATGGAGCGTCAGTATCGTTACCCGCTTCAGCGCGTGATGACGGAATTGCCGGCGGGCAAGCTCGACGAAGCCGAAGGCGGTCTGGCCTGCGGCCAACGCGAATTGCTCGAAGAGACCGGCTACCACGCCAAACGCTGGGATTACCTCACCCGGATTCATCCGGTGATTTCGTATTCGACGGAATTCATCGACATCTGGCTCGCGCGCGATCTCACGCTGGGCGAGCAGCGACTCGACGACGGCGAGTTTCTCGACGTGTTCAAGATGCCGGCGACCGAGCTGCTGCAATGGGTGCGCGATGGGCGTATCACGGACGTGAAATCCATCATCGGCGCGTTTTGGCTGGAAAAGATAATATCGGGGGTCTGGCAGCCGAATGAACGTTCGCCGCTGCGCTGA